In Streptomyces chartreusis NRRL 3882, the following are encoded in one genomic region:
- a CDS encoding cytochrome c oxidase assembly protein, translated as MRPVNELSAVYLPELTAGRLLGSWRLDVPALLLVVVLGGLYGWGVARVRGGGGCWPLARLAAFVVLGLGAIVVATMSGLAVYDHELFWPAAVQNVALDLLAPLGLALGDPLRLAVEALPEGGAGRVRRVMTGRLVRTLTFPLASTVLVLATELTVYFTPYFATALRVGWLHELMYLHLLAAGCLFVLPVLTREQTLPAWCTHPVRAALVFLDGIVDAVPGLVVMTHGTLIAGAWYLHHAPPWSPDVHHDQQIGGGAMLGIAELTALPFLLAVLAQWARAERAQSAALDRRLDVELAPAAPASEGGPAPELVRPWWETEQSEVAARVRRQGPDAGQPETT; from the coding sequence GTGCGCCCGGTGAACGAACTGTCGGCTGTGTACCTGCCGGAGCTGACCGCCGGGCGGCTGCTGGGCTCCTGGCGGCTGGACGTCCCCGCGCTGCTGCTCGTCGTCGTCCTGGGCGGGCTCTACGGCTGGGGTGTCGCGCGCGTCCGCGGCGGGGGCGGCTGCTGGCCGCTCGCGCGCCTCGCCGCGTTCGTCGTGCTGGGGCTGGGCGCGATCGTCGTGGCCACGATGTCCGGGCTGGCCGTCTACGACCATGAACTGTTCTGGCCCGCCGCCGTGCAGAACGTCGCCCTCGATCTGCTCGCGCCGCTGGGTCTCGCCCTCGGCGACCCGCTGCGGCTCGCGGTCGAGGCGCTGCCGGAGGGCGGTGCGGGCCGGGTACGGCGGGTCATGACCGGCCGGCTGGTCAGGACGCTGACGTTCCCCCTCGCTAGCACGGTCCTGGTGCTGGCCACGGAACTGACCGTCTACTTCACCCCGTACTTCGCCACCGCGCTGCGCGTCGGCTGGCTGCACGAGCTGATGTACTTGCACCTGCTGGCGGCCGGCTGCCTGTTCGTACTGCCGGTGCTCACCCGCGAACAGACCCTGCCCGCCTGGTGCACCCACCCCGTCCGAGCGGCCCTGGTCTTCCTGGACGGCATCGTCGACGCCGTCCCCGGGCTGGTCGTCATGACGCACGGCACCCTGATCGCGGGCGCCTGGTACCTGCACCACGCGCCGCCCTGGTCGCCCGACGTCCACCACGACCAGCAGATCGGCGGCGGCGCCATGCTCGGCATCGCCGAACTGACCGCCCTGCCCTTCCTGCTGGCCGTCCTCGCCCAGTGGGCCCGCGCGGAGCGCGCCCAGTCGGCGGCGCTGGATCGCCGCCTGGACGTCGAACTCGCCCCGGCTGCCCCGGCGTCCGAGGGCGGTCCGGCTCCCGAACTGGTGCGGCCCTGGTGGGAGACCGAGCAGAGCGAGGTGGCGGCGCGGGTGCGACGGCAGGGGCCCGACGCCGGGCAGCCTGAGACGACCTGA
- a CDS encoding DUF952 domain-containing protein: MIYHSVPLTDWQAAPDGPYAPASLAEEGFVHCSPDEPTTLAVVNAFYRDVPRPLLVLALDETRLTARVEWEAAAPAPPPGVGEGTLFPHVYGPLDRDAVDHVLQVRWDERGRAVGLGNTNG; encoded by the coding sequence ATGATCTACCACTCCGTACCGCTCACCGACTGGCAGGCCGCTCCCGACGGGCCGTACGCACCCGCCTCCCTCGCCGAGGAGGGCTTCGTGCACTGCTCACCGGACGAGCCGACCACGCTCGCCGTCGTCAACGCCTTCTACCGGGACGTGCCCCGGCCCCTGCTGGTGCTCGCCCTCGACGAGACCCGCCTCACCGCGCGGGTGGAGTGGGAGGCGGCGGCCCCCGCCCCGCCGCCCGGGGTCGGCGAGGGCACCCTGTTCCCGCACGTGTACGGCCCCCTCGACCGGGACGCCGTCGACCACGTCCTCCAGGTGCGGTGGGACGAGCGGGGCCGGGCCGTGGGACTCGGGAACACGAACGGGTGA
- a CDS encoding class F sortase: MTTFSRRAFTTAALASLLTACGGHGAKRTTPDPGATAPRPRPPSRTVPAEASRPLARSVPVRLLVPAIGVDTPVIGLGLAPDGTVRVPPVTADDRAGWYRHSPTPGRTGPSVILGHVTVGRYGDGVFRHLAELHRGDRIVARLENGTAAEFAVTAVRTVPRTRFPVKDVYGNVDRPELRLITCGGARTGDGYADIVIVFAALSGAESPTPGER, from the coding sequence ATGACCACGTTCTCCAGGCGCGCGTTCACCACGGCGGCGCTGGCGTCCCTGCTCACCGCCTGCGGTGGCCACGGGGCGAAGCGGACGACGCCGGACCCCGGGGCCACCGCGCCACGGCCGCGGCCTCCGTCCCGGACGGTCCCGGCCGAGGCGTCGCGCCCCCTGGCCCGTTCGGTCCCGGTCCGGCTGCTGGTCCCGGCCATCGGTGTCGACACCCCGGTGATCGGGCTCGGCCTGGCCCCGGACGGCACGGTGCGGGTGCCGCCGGTGACCGCCGACGACCGGGCGGGCTGGTACCGGCACTCGCCGACACCGGGCCGGACCGGCCCATCGGTGATCCTCGGGCATGTCACGGTCGGCAGGTACGGCGACGGCGTCTTCCGTCACCTCGCCGAGTTGCACCGCGGCGACCGGATCGTGGCGCGCCTGGAGAACGGCACCGCGGCGGAGTTCGCCGTCACGGCCGTACGGACCGTCCCCAGAACCCGCTTCCCGGTGAAGGACGTCTACGGGAACGTGGACCGCCCGGAGCTGCGGCTGATCACGTGCGGCGGGGCGCGTACCGGCGACGGATACGCGGACATCGTGATCGTGTTCGCCGCGCTGAGCGGCGCCGAGTCCCCCACCCCTGGAGAGCGTTGA
- a CDS encoding MMPL family transporter has translation MNSLSVRVARWSARHPWRAIVGWLVFVALCLGVGSAAGTNSAKTADYRVGEAGRAEALAAEAHLERRAAEQVLISSRSGGALDEGAAVDAADDLTDRMRRLPDVASVADPSLSEDRRILMVEVALKGEERDAKDKVDALVAQTAAVQKSHPGLLLEETGSPSVSKGVDQQRSDDLALSEAITLPVTLLTLLVVFGSVTMAGVPLLLALSSIAAAVGLSMVVSHVSPDAGVGTNVILMIGLAVGVDYTLFYLKREREERARSGGRLSSEALVELAAATSGRAVVVSGLAVVASTATLYLASDVIFSSLATGTIVVVLVSVASSLTALPALLVKLGRRAERRERRRAERGKPVRRVRGGAGDGRVWSALLRPAARHPLATLCVSVVALLALVVPLAGLKITEMSRDTHSRDIPAMQVYDRLNEAFPERRVTHQVVVRADASRSAEVAAALGEVARRAGADPLFTEGSRTRSSADDRTHTLELKVPYLGNSDQAYDSLDRLRDDFLPATVGRIAGAEYGVSGDVARYADYPAHQNGKLPLVLGALLLVTFAMTVYAFRSVVLGLLGVALNLLSAAAALGLLVLVFQGTWAEGLLDFRSTGSIGSRVPLFLFVILFGLSMDYQVFVVSRIREAALAGVPTRQAVLDGIRSSASVVTSAAVVMTTVFASFVFLHIIEMKQIGFVLAAAVLIDAFVVRVMVLPAAMLLLGEASWWPSRPGRRATAAPEKGSPSRPAVDVR, from the coding sequence ATGAACTCATTATCTGTGCGGGTGGCGCGCTGGAGTGCGCGGCACCCCTGGCGGGCGATCGTCGGCTGGCTGGTGTTCGTGGCGCTGTGCCTGGGGGTGGGCAGTGCCGCCGGCACGAACAGTGCGAAGACGGCCGACTACCGGGTCGGCGAGGCCGGCCGCGCCGAGGCCCTGGCGGCCGAGGCGCATCTGGAGCGCAGGGCCGCCGAGCAGGTGCTGATCTCCTCCCGTTCGGGCGGTGCTCTCGACGAGGGCGCCGCCGTGGACGCCGCGGACGACCTGACCGACCGGATGCGGCGGCTGCCCGACGTGGCGTCCGTGGCCGACCCGTCGCTGTCGGAGGATCGCCGGATCCTCATGGTCGAGGTGGCGCTGAAGGGCGAGGAACGGGACGCGAAGGACAAGGTCGACGCGCTCGTGGCGCAGACCGCGGCGGTGCAGAAGAGCCACCCCGGGCTGCTGCTGGAGGAGACCGGGAGTCCCTCCGTCAGCAAGGGCGTCGACCAGCAGCGCAGCGACGACCTGGCCCTGTCCGAGGCGATCACCCTGCCGGTCACCCTGCTCACGCTGCTGGTGGTGTTCGGGTCGGTGACGATGGCCGGGGTGCCGTTGCTGCTGGCGCTGTCGTCGATCGCGGCGGCGGTCGGGCTCTCCATGGTCGTCTCGCACGTGTCGCCCGACGCCGGGGTCGGCACGAACGTCATCCTGATGATCGGCCTCGCGGTCGGCGTCGACTACACGCTCTTCTACCTCAAGCGCGAGCGGGAGGAACGGGCCCGCTCCGGCGGGCGGCTCTCCTCCGAGGCGCTGGTGGAACTGGCCGCGGCGACGTCGGGCCGGGCGGTCGTGGTCTCCGGGCTCGCGGTGGTCGCCTCCACGGCGACGCTGTACCTGGCCTCCGACGTGATCTTCTCCTCCCTCGCGACCGGCACCATCGTGGTCGTCCTGGTCTCGGTGGCCAGTTCGCTGACGGCCCTGCCCGCGCTGCTCGTCAAGCTGGGGCGGCGGGCGGAACGCCGGGAACGGCGACGGGCCGAGCGCGGAAAGCCCGTACGCCGGGTTCGGGGCGGGGCGGGCGACGGCCGGGTGTGGAGTGCTCTGCTGCGGCCCGCCGCCCGGCACCCCCTCGCGACCCTGTGCGTATCGGTCGTCGCGCTCCTCGCCCTCGTCGTCCCGCTGGCCGGACTGAAGATCACCGAGATGAGCCGGGACACACACTCCCGTGACATCCCCGCGATGCAGGTCTACGACCGGCTCAACGAGGCGTTCCCGGAGCGGCGGGTGACCCACCAGGTCGTCGTGCGCGCCGATGCCTCCCGGTCGGCAGAGGTGGCAGCCGCCCTGGGCGAGGTGGCCCGGCGTGCCGGCGCCGACCCGCTGTTCACCGAGGGCTCGCGGACACGGTCGTCCGCCGACGACCGCACCCACACCCTCGAACTGAAGGTGCCGTACCTCGGCAACTCCGACCAGGCGTACGACTCCCTGGACCGGCTCCGGGACGACTTCCTGCCCGCGACCGTCGGCCGGATCGCCGGCGCCGAGTACGGCGTGTCCGGGGACGTCGCCCGCTACGCCGACTATCCCGCCCACCAGAACGGCAAACTGCCCCTGGTGCTGGGCGCGTTGCTGCTGGTGACGTTCGCGATGACCGTGTACGCCTTCCGTTCGGTGGTGCTCGGGCTGCTCGGCGTCGCCCTGAACCTGCTGTCCGCCGCGGCGGCGCTCGGGCTGCTCGTGCTGGTCTTCCAGGGGACCTGGGCCGAAGGCCTGCTGGACTTCCGGTCCACGGGGTCGATCGGGTCGCGCGTGCCGCTGTTCCTCTTCGTCATCCTCTTCGGGCTGTCGATGGACTACCAGGTGTTCGTGGTGAGCCGCATCAGGGAGGCGGCGCTCGCGGGCGTGCCCACGCGGCAGGCCGTGCTGGACGGGATCCGCTCCTCGGCGAGCGTGGTGACCAGCGCGGCGGTGGTGATGACGACCGTGTTCGCCAGCTTCGTCTTCCTGCACATCATCGAGATGAAGCAGATCGGCTTCGTCCTGGCGGCGGCCGTGCTGATCGACGCGTTCGTGGTCCGGGTCATGGTGCTGCCGGCGGCGATGCTGCTGCTGGGCGAGGCGAGCTGGTGGCCCTCGCGCCCGGGGCGCCGGGCGACGGCCGCCCCGGAGAAAGGGTCGCCCTCCCGCCCCGCGGTCGACGTACGTTGA
- a CDS encoding response regulator has product MTGGPLRIIVVDDHTVMRAGVVALLASEAGIEIVGEAGDGRAALGLVERHEPDVALVDLRMPVLDGVATTTEIVTRFPRTRVLILTTYDTDAEIERAVEAGAIGYLLKDTTREQLADAIHAAARGETVLAPRVAERLVARMRQPAQIPLTAREADVLNAVADGLTNAEIGRRLVIAEATVKTHLLRLFAKLDVNDRTRAVVVAMERGLLRRP; this is encoded by the coding sequence ATGACCGGCGGCCCCCTGCGCATCATCGTCGTGGACGACCACACCGTCATGCGGGCCGGAGTGGTGGCCCTCCTCGCCTCCGAGGCCGGCATCGAGATCGTCGGCGAGGCGGGCGACGGCCGCGCGGCCCTCGGCCTCGTCGAACGCCACGAGCCCGATGTCGCCCTGGTCGACCTGCGGATGCCGGTGCTGGACGGAGTGGCGACCACGACCGAGATCGTGACGCGCTTCCCCCGCACCCGGGTCCTGATCCTGACGACGTACGACACGGACGCCGAGATCGAGCGCGCGGTGGAGGCCGGGGCGATCGGCTACCTCCTCAAGGACACCACCCGTGAGCAACTGGCCGACGCGATCCACGCGGCGGCGCGCGGGGAGACGGTGCTCGCGCCCCGGGTCGCCGAGCGGCTGGTCGCCCGCATGCGCCAGCCCGCCCAGATCCCGCTCACCGCCCGGGAGGCGGATGTCCTGAACGCGGTCGCGGACGGCCTCACCAACGCCGAGATCGGCCGCCGTCTCGTCATCGCCGAGGCCACGGTGAAGACGCACCTGCTCCGCCTGTTCGCCAAGCTCGACGTCAACGACCGCACCAGGGCGGTGGTGGTGGCGATGGAACGGGGGCTGTTGCGGAGGCCTTGA
- a CDS encoding DUF4328 domain-containing protein, whose amino-acid sequence MSEQENPATGRAPALRPVRGAAHWAVAALGLAALAWAVRAVWHVRLAMTGQPASGPPDQGGGVHRPLTALEDSYHLVSSVGGAVTVVGALVFLSWLDRVRDNARALSGAEPRYTDLWLFLGWIVPVVNLWIPRGIIADAHRSVFPDRRLPAVVNWWWGLWLAGLVGGVGLVYADSTDEVIARAYTDALPLLAADAVIVAAAGTAALMIRTLTTAQQQRMDEVARPGA is encoded by the coding sequence GTGAGCGAACAGGAAAACCCCGCAACCGGCAGGGCCCCCGCCCTGCGCCCGGTCCGCGGCGCGGCCCACTGGGCCGTCGCCGCGCTCGGCCTCGCGGCGCTGGCCTGGGCGGTCCGGGCGGTCTGGCACGTCCGGCTCGCCATGACCGGGCAGCCGGCCTCCGGCCCGCCGGACCAGGGTGGCGGCGTGCACCGCCCGCTGACCGCCCTGGAGGACTCGTACCACCTGGTCAGCTCCGTGGGCGGCGCCGTGACGGTGGTCGGCGCGCTCGTGTTCCTGTCCTGGCTGGACCGCGTCCGCGACAACGCCCGTGCCCTCTCGGGCGCGGAACCGCGGTACACGGATCTCTGGCTCTTCCTGGGCTGGATCGTCCCCGTCGTGAACCTGTGGATACCCCGGGGCATCATCGCGGACGCCCACCGGTCCGTCTTCCCCGACCGGCGGCTGCCGGCCGTCGTGAACTGGTGGTGGGGACTGTGGCTGGCCGGTCTGGTCGGCGGGGTGGGCCTCGTCTACGCCGACTCCACGGACGAGGTCATCGCCCGCGCCTACACCGACGCCCTGCCCCTGCTCGCCGCCGACGCGGTGATCGTGGCGGCGGCCGGGACCGCCGCCCTCATGATCCGCACGCTCACCACGGCACAGCAGCAGCGCATGGACGAGGTGGCCCGTCCCGGCGCCTGA
- a CDS encoding sensor histidine kinase, whose protein sequence is MTALAGSTPDAFWATSLRRWNTVCWLLFAVMAVGLVAMDRPGQSKYAALALLGGVVLSYAVLDRFPANPVVRPHGYLSVLVVALGGLAYLRGNYAALFMVTLPHYWLFGRTPRASMAFLGLAAAATAAASVLRQGWSVEFFTETLVSTVLVVAVGALIGLWAHSVVGQSAERARLITELEQTQAELSEAHQRQGAADERERMAREIHDTLAQGFASIIVLAEAARAGLDREPARSAQQLRSIESTARENLAEARELVGSPRRPGQTAAGSVAQTLRRTLDRFAEDTGLTVEADLADLECDQQTRIALLRCTQESLANVRKHARASTVGVVLASQPYGVELEITDDGTGFVVESSSGFGLDGMRKRLAELGGRLTVTSSVGDGTRVLALIPLTASESGATA, encoded by the coding sequence ATGACCGCTCTCGCCGGGTCCACCCCCGACGCCTTCTGGGCCACGTCGCTGCGCCGTTGGAACACGGTGTGCTGGCTGCTGTTCGCCGTGATGGCCGTCGGGCTGGTCGCCATGGACCGGCCCGGCCAGAGCAAGTACGCGGCGCTGGCGCTGCTGGGCGGGGTCGTGCTGTCGTACGCGGTCCTGGACCGCTTCCCGGCCAATCCCGTCGTACGGCCGCACGGCTATCTGTCGGTGCTGGTGGTCGCGTTGGGCGGGCTGGCGTACCTGCGGGGCAACTACGCGGCGCTGTTCATGGTGACGCTGCCGCACTACTGGCTGTTCGGGCGGACGCCGAGGGCCTCGATGGCGTTCCTGGGGCTCGCCGCGGCCGCCACCGCGGCCGCGAGCGTGCTGCGGCAGGGCTGGTCGGTGGAGTTCTTCACCGAGACGCTCGTGTCCACGGTGCTCGTCGTCGCCGTGGGGGCGCTGATCGGGCTGTGGGCCCATTCGGTGGTCGGGCAGAGCGCCGAGCGGGCTCGGCTGATCACCGAACTGGAGCAGACCCAGGCCGAGTTGTCCGAGGCACACCAGCGGCAGGGCGCGGCGGACGAGCGGGAGCGGATGGCCCGGGAGATCCACGACACCCTCGCGCAGGGCTTCGCCTCGATCATCGTGCTGGCCGAGGCGGCCCGGGCGGGGCTCGACCGCGAACCGGCGCGCAGTGCCCAGCAGTTGCGGTCGATCGAGTCGACGGCCCGGGAGAACCTCGCCGAGGCCCGGGAACTGGTCGGCTCGCCCCGGCGACCCGGCCAGACGGCCGCCGGTTCGGTGGCGCAGACCCTGCGCCGGACCCTGGACCGTTTCGCGGAGGACACCGGCCTCACCGTCGAGGCCGACCTGGCGGACCTGGAGTGCGACCAGCAGACCCGGATCGCGCTGCTGCGCTGCACCCAGGAGTCCCTGGCCAACGTGCGCAAGCACGCCCGCGCCTCCACGGTGGGCGTGGTCCTGGCCTCGCAGCCGTACGGGGTGGAGCTCGAAATCACCGACGACGGGACCGGGTTCGTGGTGGAGTCGTCGTCGGGCTTCGGCCTGGACGGCATGCGCAAACGGCTGGCGGAGCTGGGCGGGAGGCTGACGGTGACGAGTTCGGTGGGCGACGGGACGCGGGTGCTGGCGCTGATACCGCTGACCGCCTCGGAGAGCGGGGCGACGGCATGA
- a CDS encoding NAD(P)/FAD-dependent oxidoreductase → MTSSPVFPTVPATADVVIIGGGVMGTGIAFHLAEAGVRNIVVVERGDLGCGSSGKPIGGVRAHFADPLNIELGSRSLRAFRDFPDRPGADIRLDTVGYLFLLDTERQATEFEAGVRIQNSLGVPSRMITPEEARGLCPYVSTDGLVAAAHSPTDGHARPGLVVQGYARAAARAGTVLATHTTVTGLDTAGDRITAVHTDRGRIDCATVICAAGAWSARIGEMAGVPLPVRPVRRQLAFTVPLTPPAPRIPFTIDFTSSAYFHNSDDGLLFGLADPAQPDGFDTTWTPEWLELFREVVRRRAPALADLGTAGGWAGLYEVTPDHNALIGRSGEVVNFLYATGFSGHGFLQAPAVGEIVRDLYLERTPCVDVGPLAADRFRGGARMRPESHVV, encoded by the coding sequence TTGACCTCCTCACCCGTCTTCCCCACCGTTCCCGCGACCGCCGACGTCGTGATCATCGGCGGTGGTGTGATGGGCACCGGCATCGCCTTCCACCTGGCCGAGGCCGGGGTGCGGAACATCGTCGTCGTGGAACGCGGTGACCTGGGCTGCGGCAGCTCGGGCAAACCGATCGGCGGCGTACGGGCGCACTTCGCCGACCCGCTCAACATCGAACTGGGCAGCCGGAGTCTGCGCGCCTTCCGCGACTTCCCGGACCGGCCCGGTGCCGACATCCGGCTCGACACCGTCGGCTATCTCTTCCTGCTCGACACGGAGCGGCAGGCCACGGAGTTCGAGGCCGGTGTGCGGATACAGAACTCCCTCGGCGTGCCCAGCCGCATGATCACCCCCGAGGAGGCCCGCGGCCTGTGTCCCTACGTCAGCACCGACGGACTGGTGGCCGCCGCCCACTCGCCCACCGACGGCCACGCCCGGCCCGGACTGGTCGTGCAGGGCTACGCGCGGGCGGCGGCCCGGGCCGGAACCGTCCTCGCGACGCACACCACCGTCACCGGCCTCGACACCGCCGGCGACCGGATCACGGCCGTCCACACCGACCGCGGGCGGATCGACTGCGCCACGGTGATCTGCGCCGCCGGCGCCTGGTCGGCGCGGATCGGCGAGATGGCCGGCGTCCCGCTGCCCGTGCGGCCGGTGCGGCGCCAACTGGCCTTCACCGTCCCGCTCACGCCCCCCGCCCCGCGCATCCCCTTCACCATCGACTTCACGTCCTCGGCCTACTTCCACAACAGCGACGACGGCCTCCTGTTCGGCCTGGCCGACCCCGCCCAGCCGGACGGCTTCGACACCACCTGGACCCCGGAGTGGCTGGAGCTGTTCCGCGAGGTCGTACGCCGTCGCGCACCCGCCCTCGCCGACCTGGGGACGGCGGGCGGCTGGGCCGGGCTCTACGAGGTCACCCCCGACCACAACGCGCTCATCGGCCGGTCCGGAGAGGTCGTGAACTTCCTCTACGCTACCGGGTTCTCCGGTCACGGCTTCCTCCAGGCCCCGGCGGTGGGGGAGATCGTCCGCGACCTGTACCTGGAGCGCACGCCCTGCGTCGACGTCGGCCCGCTCGCCGCGGACCGCTTCCGGGGTGGGGCACGGATGCGGCCGGAGTCGCATGTCGTCTGA
- a CDS encoding RNA polymerase sigma factor, with protein MKRSREKAASELFAALYPRLAGWCRRLVDDDETAHEIASEAFTRLWARWTSVAEPRGFLYVTAANLVRDHWRKLERERRAMHRVTSEAAVRAHPEQADPSVRLLVQSLPERLRVPILLHYYADMPIREVSVLTGRKEGTVKADLHAARELLRVHLRRSLDHTP; from the coding sequence TTGAAACGGTCCCGCGAGAAGGCCGCGTCCGAGCTGTTCGCCGCCCTCTACCCGCGCCTGGCCGGCTGGTGCCGCCGGCTCGTCGACGACGACGAGACGGCGCACGAGATCGCCTCGGAGGCGTTCACCCGGCTCTGGGCCCGCTGGACGTCCGTGGCGGAACCCCGCGGTTTCCTCTACGTCACCGCGGCCAACCTCGTCCGGGACCACTGGCGCAAACTGGAGCGCGAGCGCCGGGCCATGCACCGCGTCACCTCGGAAGCCGCCGTACGGGCCCACCCCGAGCAGGCCGATCCGTCGGTGCGCCTGCTCGTGCAGTCGCTCCCGGAACGACTCCGCGTCCCGATCCTCCTCCACTACTACGCTGACATGCCGATCCGGGAGGTGTCCGTGCTGACCGGGCGCAAGGAAGGAACCGTCAAGGCCGACCTGCACGCGGCCCGGGAACTGCTCCGCGTCCACCTGAGGAGAAGCCTTGACCACACGCCTTGA
- a CDS encoding carbohydrate-binding protein, producing the protein MHLRPVIASVGLLAGSLVALSGNTAQAATTRYEAETSPAVCAGTIDSNWAGYSGSGFCNGDNGTGGYAQFTVTASAAGTATLKVRFANGTTSARAANIVVNGTTATTASFEGTGAWNTWATKTLTVPLRSGSNTVRLTPTTSAGLPNIDYVDAETGGGEPQPTGPVLYVSPSGTDSATGTESNPTTLTSAISRISAGGTIYLRGGTYRYSQTVTIPAGRNGTSGDRTELFAYPGETPVLNFSAQSEDPANRGLAVNASYWHVKGIVVERAGDNGIFLSGSNNVIERTVTRFNRDSGLQLSRALSSTPKDQWPSDNLILSAESHDNVDSDGEDADGFAPKLTVGPGNVFRYTVAHNNIDDGYDLYTKTDTGPIGAVTIEDSLAYDNGTLSDGSQAGNGDRNGYKLGGDDIGVNHVVRRSIAYQNGKHGFTYNSNTGAMQISDNLSIGNEQRNFNFDSGSRSVFRNNTSCDSGSNDRIIGDSDSSNQFWSGSNGSRCSSYTGALRWSFASDGRLVVTFGGSR; encoded by the coding sequence ATGCACCTGAGACCAGTGATCGCGTCCGTCGGCCTCCTGGCCGGCAGCCTCGTCGCGCTGTCCGGGAACACGGCACAGGCGGCGACCACCCGCTACGAGGCCGAGACCTCGCCGGCGGTCTGCGCCGGCACCATCGACTCGAACTGGGCCGGATACTCCGGCAGCGGGTTCTGCAACGGCGACAACGGCACCGGCGGCTACGCCCAGTTCACCGTGACCGCGTCCGCCGCCGGGACGGCGACCCTGAAGGTCCGCTTCGCCAACGGCACGACCTCCGCACGCGCCGCGAACATCGTGGTCAACGGCACGACGGCCACCACGGCGTCCTTCGAGGGCACCGGCGCCTGGAACACCTGGGCGACCAAGACGCTCACCGTGCCGCTGCGGTCGGGCAGCAACACCGTCCGGCTCACCCCGACCACCTCCGCCGGGCTGCCCAACATCGACTACGTCGACGCCGAGACGGGCGGCGGCGAACCGCAGCCCACGGGCCCGGTCCTGTACGTGTCGCCCAGCGGCACGGACAGCGCGACCGGTACGGAGTCGAACCCGACGACCCTCACCTCGGCGATCAGCCGCATCTCCGCCGGCGGCACGATCTACCTGCGCGGCGGGACGTACCGCTACTCCCAGACCGTCACCATCCCGGCGGGCCGGAACGGCACGTCCGGCGACCGCACGGAACTGTTCGCCTACCCGGGCGAGACCCCCGTGCTGAACTTCTCCGCCCAGAGCGAGGACCCTGCCAACCGCGGCCTCGCCGTCAACGCCTCGTACTGGCACGTCAAGGGCATCGTCGTCGAACGGGCCGGTGACAACGGCATCTTCCTCAGCGGCAGCAACAACGTCATCGAGCGCACGGTGACCCGCTTCAACCGCGACTCGGGGCTCCAGCTCTCGCGGGCGCTCTCCAGCACACCCAAGGACCAGTGGCCGTCCGACAACCTGATCCTGAGCGCGGAATCGCACGACAACGTCGACTCCGACGGCGAGGACGCCGACGGCTTCGCCCCGAAGCTCACCGTCGGGCCCGGCAACGTCTTCCGCTACACCGTGGCCCACAACAACATCGACGACGGCTACGACCTCTACACCAAGACGGACACCGGCCCCATCGGCGCGGTGACCATCGAGGACTCCCTCGCCTACGACAACGGCACCCTCAGCGACGGCTCCCAGGCCGGCAACGGCGACCGCAACGGCTACAAGCTCGGCGGCGACGACATCGGCGTCAACCACGTCGTCCGGCGCAGCATCGCCTACCAGAACGGCAAACACGGCTTCACCTACAACAGCAACACCGGCGCGATGCAGATCTCGGACAACCTGAGCATCGGCAACGAGCAGCGCAACTTCAACTTCGACTCGGGCAGCAGGTCGGTGTTCCGGAACAACACCTCGTGCGACAGCGGGTCGAACGACCGGATCATCGGCGACTCCGACAGCTCGAACCAGTTCTGGTCCGGCTCGAACGGCTCCCGCTGCTCCTCCTACACCGGTGCCCTGCGCTGGTCCTTCGCCTCGGACGGGCGGCTCGTCGTGACGTTCGGCGGCAGTCGGTAG